From the Bacteroidia bacterium genome, one window contains:
- the hybB gene encoding Ni/Fe-hydrogenase cytochrome b subunit produces the protein MIRKLTFWKVMAAFFLLAGLAAAVVRFVLGLGAATNLSDMTPWGLWIGFDVVTGVGLAAGGFTLAGMVYVFNVKRFKPIVRPAILTAFLGYLLVIVGLMFDLGRPWSIWHALIYQNPHSVLFEVAMCVMIYTTVLALEFSPVVLERFKLHRPLKVIKAITIPLIILGILLSMLHQSSLGSLYLIIPQKMHPFWYSPLLPFQFFISAIAVGLGMTIVESYLSSRVFQKALETPLLRQLARIMLGVIFVYFTIRFIDFSERGAFPLLFDGSREAAMMWVELLLMFILPLVLFNIGKWGHSKQGLFFTAVSFVLGFVTNRLNTTMTSIEAYYQEHFGATYFPSLGELAVTIAIVTLGFVLFGLAVKYFDIFPNYVEEEEAVIDLATGKTEHLAHGDPLPKTT, from the coding sequence ATGATCAGGAAACTCACATTTTGGAAAGTCATGGCCGCGTTCTTCCTCCTTGCCGGACTTGCGGCGGCCGTGGTTCGTTTTGTCCTCGGCCTGGGTGCCGCGACCAATCTCTCGGATATGACCCCCTGGGGACTGTGGATCGGCTTCGACGTGGTGACGGGCGTAGGTCTGGCCGCGGGTGGATTCACCCTTGCGGGCATGGTGTACGTCTTCAACGTCAAACGCTTCAAGCCCATCGTGCGTCCGGCGATTCTCACAGCGTTTCTCGGCTACCTGCTCGTGATTGTGGGCCTGATGTTCGATCTCGGTCGTCCCTGGTCCATTTGGCATGCGCTGATCTATCAAAATCCGCACTCCGTGCTGTTTGAGGTCGCCATGTGCGTGATGATCTACACAACCGTGCTGGCACTCGAGTTCTCGCCGGTGGTTCTGGAGCGATTCAAGCTGCATCGTCCGCTGAAGGTCATCAAGGCCATCACGATACCGCTGATCATTCTGGGCATCCTGTTGTCCATGCTCCATCAGTCCTCCCTCGGTTCGTTGTATCTGATTATTCCCCAGAAAATGCATCCGTTCTGGTATTCTCCCCTGCTGCCCTTCCAGTTCTTCATCAGCGCCATCGCGGTGGGACTTGGAATGACCATCGTGGAGTCCTATCTGAGCTCCCGCGTATTCCAGAAGGCACTGGAGACGCCTCTGCTCCGCCAGCTCGCCCGCATCATGCTGGGGGTTATTTTCGTGTACTTCACGATTCGCTTCATCGACTTCTCCGAGCGCGGCGCATTTCCTCTTCTGTTCGACGGAAGCCGCGAAGCGGCGATGATGTGGGTGGAACTGCTGCTGATGTTCATCCTGCCGCTCGTGTTGTTCAACATCGGCAAATGGGGACATTCGAAGCAGGGGCTGTTCTTCACCGCTGTGTCGTTCGTACTCGGTTTCGTCACCAATCGTCTGAACACGACAATGACGTCAATCGAAGCATACTATCAGGAACACTTCGGTGCGACCTATTTCCCGTCACTCGGTGAACTTGCGGTGACGATCGCAATAGTAACACTGGGTTTTGTCCTTTTCGGACTCGCTGTGAAATACTTCGACATATTCCCGAATTATGTCGAAGAAGAGGAAGCCGTAATCGATCTCGCAACGGGCAAAACGGAACATCTCGCGCACGGCGACCCGTTGCCCAAGACCACCTGA
- a CDS encoding ATP-binding protein — translation MQIHRSISFKIVIILFLALLLVTIGTTYVHDTVLARYLENTIHLCAERTSTFSKLALHNGMQENHREDIRRTIREMGKAQSIDAIRVYDKSGRISYSAAERDVDSVVDMQSQACFMCHSDVVPVRTDTDHYMRIYTAEDGHRVLGLITPIRNQRSCWDADCHAHSAEQTVLGVLDVQLSLEDIDAQVVQGRKLMIGSAFLTFLLLAAVTLAFIYQLVHRPVKSVIQGTKSLAAGDLEHSVPIEREDELGELAHAFNSMARDLKLAKAELLEWSNTLEEKVERKTAELNTVQSQILHMEKMASLGKLSSMIAHELNNPLAGILTYAKLTQKRLDSGDLQGPKVEAMRNDMKLIADEAKRCGDIVKNLLFFARGHSTQYKQADLNDVIMKSIRLVQHNLDLYEITMDIHLPKPAIIVTCDQNQMQQAVLAIILNAIEAMQEGGKLSIFLARMQDVALIRIADTGIGISEEDQKHIFEPFFTTKEEGVGTGLGLSIVYGIVRAHDGTIEVESSSGKGTTFTIRIPVNPQNQQQQEA, via the coding sequence ATGCAGATACACCGTTCCATATCCTTTAAAATCGTTATCATCCTTTTTCTTGCGCTCCTGTTGGTGACGATAGGCACGACGTATGTGCATGACACAGTGCTGGCGCGGTACCTCGAAAATACGATTCACCTCTGCGCCGAGCGGACGTCCACCTTCTCGAAGCTCGCGCTGCACAACGGCATGCAGGAAAATCACCGCGAGGACATCCGCCGGACGATCCGCGAGATGGGTAAAGCGCAATCCATTGACGCCATTCGCGTCTACGACAAGTCCGGCCGGATAAGCTACTCGGCCGCGGAGCGCGATGTCGACTCCGTCGTGGATATGCAATCCCAGGCCTGCTTCATGTGCCATAGCGACGTCGTGCCCGTACGCACCGACACCGATCATTACATGCGCATTTACACAGCGGAAGACGGGCATCGCGTGCTTGGCCTGATCACGCCCATACGCAACCAGCGGTCGTGCTGGGATGCCGACTGCCATGCCCATTCGGCGGAGCAAACCGTGCTCGGGGTGCTGGACGTCCAACTCTCGCTCGAGGATATTGATGCTCAGGTGGTGCAAGGCAGGAAACTGATGATAGGCTCGGCCTTCCTGACCTTTCTGCTGCTCGCCGCTGTTACGCTCGCGTTCATTTATCAACTTGTGCACCGGCCTGTGAAATCCGTCATCCAGGGAACCAAATCTCTCGCCGCGGGCGACCTCGAACACAGCGTGCCAATTGAGCGCGAGGACGAGTTGGGTGAGCTTGCACACGCATTCAATTCCATGGCGCGGGATTTAAAGCTCGCGAAGGCGGAACTGCTGGAATGGTCCAACACCCTCGAAGAGAAGGTCGAGCGGAAAACCGCCGAACTCAACACCGTACAGTCGCAGATACTGCACATGGAAAAGATGGCCTCACTCGGCAAGCTCAGTTCCATGATCGCGCATGAATTGAATAATCCGCTCGCGGGCATCCTGACCTACGCGAAGCTCACACAGAAGCGACTCGACAGCGGCGATTTGCAGGGTCCGAAAGTGGAAGCCATGCGCAACGACATGAAACTGATCGCGGACGAGGCCAAACGCTGCGGCGACATCGTGAAGAATTTGCTCTTCTTCGCACGCGGACATTCAACGCAGTACAAACAGGCCGATCTCAACGACGTGATCATGAAATCCATTCGTCTCGTACAGCACAACCTCGATCTGTACGAGATCACGATGGACATTCACCTCCCGAAGCCCGCCATAATCGTCACCTGCGATCAGAACCAGATGCAGCAGGCGGTGCTCGCAATCATATTGAATGCGATCGAGGCCATGCAGGAAGGCGGCAAGCTCAGCATTTTCCTGGCGCGCATGCAGGACGTCGCGCTGATCCGTATCGCCGATACGGGGATAGGAATTTCGGAGGAGGATCAGAAGCACATTTTCGAGCCGTTTTTCACTACCAAGGAAGAAGGCGTCGGCACCGGACTCGGCTTGTCCATCGTCTACGGCATTGTCCGCGCGCATGACGGCACCATCGAGGTGGAAAGCTCGTCCGGGAAGGGTACCACCTTCACGATCAGAATACCGGTGAATCCCCAGAATCAACAGCAGCAGGAAGCATGA
- a CDS encoding sigma-54 dependent transcriptional regulator, whose translation MTTAFDPADIRIMIVDDEASVRQSLEAWFLDDGYTVVTAGNAAEALTTMQERTIDIILLDIKMPGMDGLALQDRIREFNQDVVIIIITAFATVDTAVRALKAGAFDYTTKPVDPDELSILVRNAVEKIRLRRENESLKESLDTLQFIDEIIGESAAMRQVLDLIRTVAPTDSTVLILGESGTGKELVARAIHMNSKHRYFPLIPVNCGALAESLLESELFGHERGAFTGAQYRRKGKFEMAKGGTLFLDEIGTLSLKSQVDLLRVLQDKEFHRVGGEQLVKVDFRLVCATNSDLESAVKEGTFREDLFYRINVFVITIPPLRERREDIPLLARHFMERHAASTNRQVHAISDEALAMLRDHDWPGNVRELENAIERALVVNRSGIISPDDLPLRTASMTMVSSGDTLADVERDHIRRMLEEMNWNISKTAERLSIDRVTLYNKIEKYGLKRPE comes from the coding sequence ATGACGACAGCATTCGACCCCGCAGATATCCGCATCATGATCGTGGATGACGAAGCCAGTGTTCGTCAGTCTCTCGAAGCCTGGTTTCTGGACGACGGTTACACCGTTGTCACGGCCGGCAATGCCGCGGAAGCGCTCACGACCATGCAGGAGCGCACGATAGACATCATCCTGCTGGACATCAAAATGCCCGGCATGGACGGTCTGGCGTTGCAGGACAGAATCCGCGAATTCAATCAGGACGTGGTGATCATTATCATCACCGCGTTCGCGACGGTGGACACCGCCGTGCGCGCGCTCAAAGCCGGCGCCTTCGACTACACGACCAAGCCGGTGGATCCCGACGAGCTGTCCATTCTCGTGCGCAACGCCGTGGAAAAGATCCGTTTACGCCGGGAGAATGAGTCCCTCAAAGAATCACTCGACACACTGCAATTCATCGACGAGATCATCGGTGAAAGCGCGGCGATGCGTCAAGTGCTGGATCTCATTCGCACCGTCGCGCCGACGGATTCCACCGTCCTGATTCTCGGCGAAAGCGGTACCGGCAAGGAGCTGGTCGCCCGCGCGATTCACATGAACAGCAAGCACCGCTATTTTCCGCTCATTCCGGTGAACTGTGGCGCGCTCGCCGAATCTCTGCTGGAAAGCGAACTGTTCGGACACGAGCGCGGCGCCTTCACGGGAGCGCAGTATCGCCGGAAGGGAAAGTTCGAGATGGCGAAAGGGGGAACGCTCTTCCTCGATGAAATCGGAACCTTAAGCCTGAAATCGCAGGTGGACCTGTTGCGCGTCTTACAGGACAAGGAGTTCCACCGGGTCGGAGGCGAACAATTGGTGAAGGTGGATTTCCGCCTCGTCTGTGCCACGAATTCCGACCTTGAATCGGCGGTGAAGGAAGGGACGTTCAGAGAGGACCTCTTTTACCGCATCAATGTATTCGTGATCACCATTCCCCCGCTGCGTGAACGTCGCGAAGATATTCCCCTGCTCGCGCGCCATTTCATGGAGAGACACGCGGCATCAACGAACAGACAGGTGCATGCGATTTCCGACGAAGCGCTTGCAATGCTCCGCGACCATGACTGGCCAGGCAATGTGCGCGAACTGGAAAATGCCATCGAGAGAGCTCTGGTGGTCAACCGCAGCGGAATAATCAGTCCCGACGATCTTCCTCTCCGCACGGCATCGATGACGATGGTCAGTTCCGGCGACACCCTCGCGGACGTTGAGAGAGATCACATACGGCGCATGCTCGAGGAAATGAACTGGAACATATCCAAAACCGCGGAACGCCTGAGCATTGATCGCGTGACGCTGTACAATAAAATCGAGAAATACGGTCTCAAGCGCCCGGAGTAA
- a CDS encoding archaemetzincin: protein MQSVQLIALGTSARQLGLSDVRSGILKVLPVDVQLSDLHLDIDAALDSSRKQYHSTQILAMILEAANAGTSKLLGVTSYDLFIPVLTFVFGQAQLNNRAGVFSTFRLNNEFYGLRRSDKLLLQRTVKEALHELGHTFGLRHCMDHPCVMNSSTYVEDIDLKPGDFCLPCLRHLQTVL, encoded by the coding sequence ATGCAGTCGGTGCAACTCATAGCGCTGGGCACCAGTGCCAGGCAGCTCGGACTCAGCGACGTACGGAGCGGGATCCTGAAGGTCCTTCCGGTCGATGTCCAGCTCAGCGATCTGCACCTCGACATCGACGCAGCGCTGGACAGCTCGCGCAAACAGTATCACTCGACACAGATTCTTGCAATGATTCTCGAGGCGGCCAATGCGGGCACGTCCAAGCTCCTCGGTGTCACGTCGTACGACCTCTTTATCCCGGTTCTCACATTTGTCTTCGGCCAGGCACAACTCAACAATCGGGCGGGGGTGTTTTCCACTTTTCGCCTGAACAATGAGTTCTACGGACTCCGGCGTTCCGACAAGCTGCTCCTGCAACGAACAGTCAAGGAAGCCTTGCATGAGCTCGGTCACACGTTCGGATTGCGACACTGCATGGACCACCCCTGTGTCATGAATTCCTCAACCTATGTCGAGGACATTGACCTGAAACCAGGGGATTTCTGTTTGCCTTGTTTGCGCCATTTGCAGACTGTACTTTAA
- the dprA gene encoding DNA-processing protein DprA codes for MNIDAYDYLRISMLPGIGPARGRALLSRFGSFAALLRARRADVLQVDGFQYQLAESLLAALADERNSGAIERTTTRNTELCERYGYTFIGCNDPSFPALLKGIYDPPLYLFVRGTYTDSDSRAAAIVGTRQPSDYGKQVSEHFASSLARDGVTVVSGLALGIDTVAHRSALAAGGRSIAVMGSGLRRVYPTSNRDLAAGIAENGCVISELPLEAAPDATNFPRRNRIISGLSRCLLVMESAERGGAMISAQLALDQGREVFAVPGSIFNPKSAGPHMLLQKCMARPATKVEDVYGEVLALRNCGTPRHQAVSAQLSLIEQQIADQLSHEPLHIDEIAARTGLPLPALLVDLLQMEFKDAVRQLPGKHFIRGPALM; via the coding sequence ATGAACATCGACGCCTATGATTACCTGCGTATTTCGATGCTCCCCGGCATAGGTCCGGCACGGGGAAGAGCATTGCTTTCCCGGTTCGGGAGTTTCGCCGCGTTATTGCGGGCGAGACGCGCCGATGTACTCCAGGTGGACGGCTTCCAATACCAATTGGCTGAGAGCTTGCTTGCTGCACTCGCGGATGAGCGAAACTCCGGCGCGATAGAGCGGACGACCACGCGGAATACGGAATTGTGTGAGCGTTATGGATACACGTTCATCGGCTGCAACGATCCATCCTTTCCCGCCCTGCTCAAGGGCATCTATGATCCACCGTTGTATCTCTTCGTGCGCGGCACGTACACGGACAGCGACAGCAGAGCCGCGGCCATTGTGGGCACGAGACAGCCGAGCGATTATGGGAAGCAGGTATCGGAGCATTTTGCGAGCAGTCTTGCGCGTGATGGCGTCACCGTTGTCAGTGGTCTCGCGCTGGGTATCGACACGGTGGCGCATCGGAGCGCGCTCGCCGCCGGAGGTCGGAGTATCGCCGTCATGGGCAGCGGTTTACGGCGCGTGTATCCAACGAGCAACAGGGATCTCGCTGCGGGCATCGCGGAGAACGGATGCGTGATTTCGGAACTCCCGCTCGAAGCGGCGCCCGATGCCACGAATTTTCCTCGTCGTAACCGCATCATCAGCGGACTGTCGCGCTGCCTGCTGGTCATGGAGAGCGCTGAACGCGGCGGAGCCATGATCAGCGCGCAATTGGCCCTGGATCAAGGCCGTGAAGTGTTTGCCGTGCCGGGCAGTATTTTCAATCCGAAATCCGCAGGTCCGCATATGCTGCTGCAAAAGTGCATGGCCCGACCGGCAACGAAGGTCGAGGATGTGTATGGAGAGGTACTGGCACTGCGCAACTGCGGCACGCCGCGACACCAGGCGGTATCCGCCCAGCTCTCGCTCATCGAACAGCAGATCGCCGACCAGCTCAGCCACGAACCGCTGCACATTGACGAAATCGCCGCGCGCACAGGGCTCCCTCTCCCGGCGTTGCTGGTAGACCTGTTACAGATGGAGTTCAAGGATGCCGTCCGGCAGCTACCCGGGAAACATTTTATCCGTGGTCCGGCATTGATGTAA
- a CDS encoding efflux RND transporter periplasmic adaptor subunit — protein MNKKKITAVSLSAVIVIALLGWWFWPSGGADVPTYTVKRSDFNIYVVESGAVRSKNSFTITAPRIFSGGNLQVVSLAPEGTIAQVDQVLVRFDPTAAMKRISDKQTELQAALADLAKLKAQQAGEESQAETEYQTANLNFQLATIQREKMQFEPEARKREAEIEFERARMSFEQAKLNLDNRRIIRKSELGNLQLRIQQIRADIGVSEKEMEQLTIKAPISGLIVYETNWSTGRKITTGDQPWPGMPIISLPDLSAMQTEVSVNEMDIAKVKKDQRVLVIPDAFPDRSFMGTISSVSQIGREKGQGSNVKVFDIVVDLDSSHEVLKPGITTTNKIIVGTVKKVLSIPIISVFEEEGTTWVYVRNGSSFDKRRVQLDQRNDNFVVVRKGLSAGDRVALRNPEKEAEEAVEEEEPVTVKPAAAGAGGRR, from the coding sequence ATGAACAAGAAAAAGATCACCGCTGTTTCACTTTCCGCGGTTATCGTCATTGCGCTCCTTGGTTGGTGGTTCTGGCCATCCGGAGGAGCCGATGTTCCAACCTACACTGTCAAGCGGAGCGATTTCAACATCTACGTCGTCGAAAGTGGAGCCGTGCGTTCCAAAAATTCGTTTACCATCACCGCCCCGCGCATCTTTTCCGGCGGAAATCTGCAGGTTGTGTCCTTAGCCCCGGAGGGGACCATCGCGCAGGTGGATCAGGTGCTCGTCCGTTTTGACCCTACTGCCGCGATGAAGCGCATTTCCGACAAACAGACGGAACTGCAGGCAGCGCTTGCGGATCTTGCGAAACTCAAGGCGCAGCAAGCGGGCGAGGAAAGCCAGGCCGAAACAGAGTATCAGACCGCGAATCTCAATTTTCAGCTCGCTACGATACAGCGCGAGAAAATGCAATTTGAGCCGGAAGCTCGCAAGCGTGAAGCTGAAATAGAATTCGAACGCGCGAGAATGTCATTCGAGCAGGCAAAACTGAATCTCGACAACAGGCGCATCATCAGAAAATCCGAGCTCGGCAATCTCCAGCTCCGCATTCAGCAGATTCGGGCCGATATCGGGGTATCCGAGAAGGAGATGGAACAGCTCACCATCAAAGCACCGATAAGCGGACTGATTGTGTACGAGACCAACTGGTCCACCGGGCGCAAGATCACCACAGGAGACCAGCCCTGGCCCGGCATGCCGATCATCTCACTCCCCGACTTGTCCGCGATGCAGACCGAGGTGAGCGTCAACGAAATGGATATCGCCAAGGTGAAAAAGGATCAACGCGTCCTGGTTATACCGGACGCTTTTCCCGACCGGAGTTTCATGGGGACTATCAGCAGCGTCTCACAGATCGGTCGCGAGAAGGGACAGGGATCAAACGTCAAGGTGTTCGACATAGTCGTGGATCTCGATTCAAGTCACGAAGTGCTCAAGCCGGGTATCACCACGACAAATAAAATCATCGTCGGCACGGTGAAAAAGGTGTTGTCCATACCGATCATTTCGGTGTTCGAGGAAGAGGGCACGACCTGGGTGTATGTCCGTAACGGTTCCTCCTTCGACAAGCGCCGCGTTCAACTCGATCAGCGAAATGACAATTTCGTGGTCGTACGGAAAGGGCTGTCGGCGGGTGATCGCGTCGCGCTGCGCAATCCGGAGAAAGAGGCGGAGGAAGCGGTTGAGGAAGAGGAGCCGGTGACGGTGAAGCCCGCCGCGGCTGGTGCCGGGGGACGGAGATGA
- a CDS encoding ABC transporter permease, producing the protein MSEPLLQHREALRIALESLRLHKTRSFLTMLGIVFGVGAVIAMLSIGEGARQESLEQIEVLGVRNVIIRSQDPPDAAADDEALQSRPLGISLKDADAIREVCDFVENLTVNWETSVEARTYEGKQSVTLIGSTPAHRDIFNVRLSSGAFLTAHHLRQTANVCIIGSEARQALFGFKDPLFQMVKLQDQWFTVIGVMQEKAQATTGGIALPEANVSAIIPITTAMAKFPRDVESTSMRSGRRRRFRSSEQQYIDRNTIDQIAVQVRNETAIEEAAVIIRRLLIQRHNQKEDFTVTIPEQLIEQSQKTQSIFNIVMGAIAGISLLVGGIGIMNIMLASVLERTREIGVRRAIGATRTMIITQFLAEASMLSIFGGFLGVILGWGLTELITAYADWRTIISGWSILLAFSVAVITGIVFGFYPARRAADQDVIESLRYE; encoded by the coding sequence ATGAGCGAGCCGTTGCTGCAGCATCGCGAAGCGTTGCGCATCGCCCTGGAAAGTCTGCGTCTGCACAAAACCCGATCATTCCTGACCATGCTCGGCATCGTCTTCGGTGTGGGTGCGGTCATCGCCATGCTCTCCATCGGCGAAGGCGCCCGTCAGGAATCCCTGGAGCAAATTGAAGTACTCGGGGTACGCAACGTGATTATACGCTCTCAGGATCCGCCCGACGCCGCCGCGGACGACGAAGCGCTGCAATCGCGACCTCTGGGCATTTCGCTCAAGGATGCCGACGCCATTCGCGAGGTCTGTGATTTCGTCGAAAATCTCACCGTGAACTGGGAAACGTCGGTGGAAGCCCGTACCTATGAGGGAAAGCAAAGCGTCACCCTCATCGGCTCCACCCCGGCGCATCGGGACATCTTCAACGTGCGCCTGAGCAGCGGTGCCTTCCTCACCGCACATCATCTCCGGCAGACGGCGAATGTCTGCATCATCGGCAGCGAAGCGCGCCAGGCGCTGTTCGGTTTCAAGGATCCCTTGTTTCAGATGGTGAAACTGCAGGATCAATGGTTTACCGTGATCGGTGTCATGCAGGAAAAGGCTCAAGCCACAACCGGCGGAATCGCTCTTCCCGAAGCAAATGTTTCGGCGATCATTCCCATCACGACAGCGATGGCGAAATTCCCCCGCGACGTCGAAAGCACCTCAATGCGTTCCGGCCGACGCCGACGGTTCCGCTCCAGCGAACAGCAGTACATCGACCGCAATACCATTGACCAGATCGCCGTACAAGTCAGAAACGAAACAGCCATAGAAGAAGCTGCCGTGATTATCCGTCGGCTTCTCATACAGCGCCACAATCAGAAGGAAGACTTTACGGTTACCATCCCCGAGCAGCTCATCGAGCAAAGCCAGAAAACGCAGAGCATTTTTAATATTGTCATGGGTGCTATTGCGGGAATTTCACTGCTCGTGGGAGGCATCGGTATCATGAATATCATGCTGGCCAGTGTGCTGGAGCGGACACGCGAAATCGGTGTCCGTCGCGCCATTGGAGCGACGCGCACGATGATCATCACGCAGTTCCTCGCCGAGGCCTCGATGCTCTCCATTTTTGGTGGATTCCTCGGGGTTATTCTGGGCTGGGGCCTGACGGAACTCATCACCGCCTATGCGGATTGGCGCACCATTATCAGCGGCTGGTCCATTCTCCTCGCCTTCAGTGTGGCGGTAATTACCGGGATTGTCTTTGGATTTTATCCCGCCCGGAGAGCGGCGGATCAGGATGTCATAGAATCACTTCGTTATGAATAA
- a CDS encoding TolC family protein: MNNTFRLLVPGGFFAGLILLACSAMAQTTLTLEAALRQAFDQSVSARTAREELRASEAAAEAARRALYSTVDLSVDVPSYSRTLNAQYNIETRRYEFFPMEMLQWTGRLDVSQPIIWTNSTITLSGLLYRQDQKDDSPGGSFYRDFYTDLAVQLRQPLFVPNSQRIALRRARINYEEALADYLRSTLELRYMVTERFYQLYAAQERVMIQEDRVRQETESFTTGQRKYRAGLIAEVEALQFEVDQAAAQNDLLSAYNRLAAQANSFKQLIGVPLEDSLHLLLSDTTITTVYVDEAEAIGMAKRTRVDLQRAHNNVERGELSLDEIEGQRSIRGDLFLSYGLNNNDQRLSTLYNDLRDTRRATFTITLPIFDWGKHSRDVEAAEARLRIARLASEDLETTIEREIKELLAGIASSARRAEVLKQSRLLAEIANDISTKRYEVGTIGSTELAQARTRLLQARLSALEAIIDYNIALADLARRTGYDFKARTTLTLPE; this comes from the coding sequence ATGAATAACACCTTCAGACTCCTGGTCCCGGGAGGTTTTTTCGCGGGACTCATTCTGCTCGCATGCTCCGCCATGGCGCAAACCACACTGACACTGGAAGCGGCGCTACGCCAGGCGTTCGACCAAAGCGTTAGCGCGCGCACGGCACGCGAAGAATTGCGGGCTTCCGAGGCTGCCGCCGAAGCCGCCCGCCGCGCCCTGTACAGCACGGTGGACCTCAGCGTGGACGTTCCCTCCTACAGCCGCACCCTCAATGCGCAATACAACATCGAGACGCGTCGATATGAATTTTTCCCCATGGAAATGCTGCAATGGACGGGCCGGCTGGACGTGTCACAACCGATTATCTGGACAAACAGTACGATAACCCTCTCGGGCTTGCTCTACCGACAGGACCAGAAGGACGACAGTCCCGGCGGATCATTTTACAGGGATTTTTACACCGATTTAGCTGTACAGCTCCGGCAGCCACTGTTTGTACCGAATTCTCAGCGCATAGCCCTGCGCCGCGCACGGATCAATTACGAGGAGGCGCTGGCCGATTACTTGCGGAGTACGCTTGAATTGCGCTACATGGTCACCGAACGATTCTATCAGCTCTACGCGGCCCAGGAACGCGTGATGATACAGGAAGATCGTGTTCGGCAGGAAACAGAATCCTTCACCACGGGACAACGCAAGTACCGCGCCGGCCTCATCGCAGAGGTGGAAGCGTTGCAATTCGAAGTGGATCAGGCGGCTGCGCAAAATGACCTCCTTTCCGCGTACAATCGTCTGGCGGCGCAGGCGAACAGTTTCAAGCAGCTCATCGGTGTCCCTCTGGAAGATTCTCTGCATCTGCTCCTGAGTGATACGACAATCACCACGGTATACGTCGACGAAGCCGAGGCAATCGGAATGGCGAAACGCACCCGGGTGGATTTACAGCGCGCACACAATAACGTGGAACGTGGAGAGCTGTCGCTGGACGAGATCGAAGGACAACGCAGCATACGGGGTGATCTGTTTCTCAGCTACGGATTGAACAACAACGATCAACGACTTTCCACACTGTATAACGATTTACGCGACACCCGTCGCGCCACCTTCACCATTACACTCCCCATCTTTGATTGGGGGAAACACTCCCGAGACGTCGAGGCGGCCGAGGCGCGGCTGCGCATCGCGCGCCTGGCGTCCGAGGATCTGGAAACCACTATTGAGCGCGAGATCAAGGAACTTCTTGCGGGCATCGCGTCCTCCGCGCGCCGCGCGGAAGTACTGAAGCAATCCCGCCTGCTTGCGGAGATCGCGAATGATATCAGCACGAAGCGCTATGAAGTGGGAACCATCGGCTCCACGGAACTCGCACAGGCGCGCACACGCCTACTGCAGGCCCGCCTCAGTGCGCTGGAAGCCATCATTGATTACAATATTGCACTCGCGGATCTGGCACGACGAACGGGGTACGATTTTAAAGCACGCACCACGCTGACCCTTCCCGAGTGA